A single genomic interval of Prochlorococcus marinus XMU1406 harbors:
- a CDS encoding PepSY domain-containing protein, translating to MKNLFNSRQFHKALAPWVFLPLFISSITGLLYRVSKDLLGYSREQVHWLMSLHEGEWLGDNGELIYVILNSLGVLWMLITGFQMFSKTISFTKKVTKGESKG from the coding sequence ATGAAAAATTTATTTAATTCTAGGCAATTTCATAAGGCTTTGGCGCCCTGGGTTTTTCTTCCATTATTTATATCCTCAATTACCGGTCTTCTTTATAGGGTTTCAAAAGATTTATTAGGGTACTCTAGAGAACAAGTTCATTGGTTAATGTCTCTCCATGAGGGCGAATGGCTTGGAGATAATGGAGAACTTATATACGTAATATTGAATTCCCTTGGAGTTTTATGGATGCTCATAACGGGATTCCAAATGTTTTCAAAAACAATTTCATTTACCAAAAAGGTTACTAAAGGCGAGTCAAAAGGTTAA
- the xth gene encoding exodeoxyribonuclease III — MLIATWNVNSIRTRLSQIIDWINQVNPDILCLQETKVMDNSFPVEPFEKLGYSVEVYGQKSYNGVAIVSKIKPENVKKGFYGCTESNQNIEIFLDQKRLISADINGIKIINVYVPNGSSLESSKFEYKINWLNCLASFLDEQEQKGELICLMGDFNVAPSNLDIHDPMKYEGGIMASEIERNALNNVLKKRLIDSFRIFEQNTGHWSWWDYRNNAFELNKGWRIDHIYISKELSSKLKSSVIDSSPRGNLRPSDHAPVMIDLNLNEINENFFEDEDNFFEI, encoded by the coding sequence TTGTTAATAGCAACTTGGAATGTTAACTCTATAAGAACCAGACTTTCACAAATAATAGATTGGATTAATCAGGTTAATCCAGATATTCTGTGTTTGCAGGAAACAAAAGTGATGGATAATAGTTTCCCTGTTGAACCTTTTGAAAAATTAGGATACTCCGTAGAGGTCTACGGACAAAAGTCATACAATGGTGTGGCTATTGTCTCTAAAATAAAGCCAGAAAATGTTAAAAAAGGATTCTATGGTTGTACCGAATCTAATCAAAATATCGAAATTTTCCTAGATCAAAAAAGATTAATTTCTGCAGATATTAATGGTATTAAAATCATAAATGTCTATGTGCCAAACGGATCTTCTTTAGAATCTAGTAAGTTCGAATACAAAATTAATTGGTTAAATTGTTTAGCTTCATTTCTGGATGAGCAAGAACAAAAAGGAGAATTAATTTGTCTAATGGGTGATTTTAATGTTGCTCCATCTAACTTGGATATTCATGATCCAATGAAATATGAAGGCGGAATAATGGCATCTGAGATAGAGAGAAATGCACTAAATAATGTTCTGAAAAAAAGATTAATAGATTCTTTCAGGATTTTTGAACAAAATACTGGCCATTGGAGTTGGTGGGATTACCGTAATAATGCATTTGAATTAAATAAAGGTTGGAGAATAGACCACATTTATATCAGCAAAGAACTGTCATCAAAACTTAAAAGTTCTGTTATAGACAGCTCACCTAGAGGAAATTTGCGTCCAAGTGATCATGCCCCAGTAATGATAGATCTTAACTTAAACGAAATAAATGAAAATTTTTTTGAGGATGAGGATAATTTCTTCGAAATATAA
- the gltX gene encoding glutamate--tRNA ligase, which produces MEKRLRLAPSPTGLFHIGTARTALFNWLYAQKIGGKFLIRIEDTDFLRSKSKYTKNILEGLKWLGLKWDEEPIKQSERISIHKSFIKKLLDSGAAYRCFTTEDEISKLREEQKKKGLPPRHDNRHRSLSKEEIETLISQGRTSVIRFKIDEKIEIKWADQIRGEIKWQGKDLGGDLVLSRRAKGYEIGDPLYNLAVVVDDNFMNITHVVRGEDHISNTAKQILIYKALNFNLPTFSHTPLILNSAGKKLSKRDCVTSIDEFRDMGYLPEALSNYMAFLGWSPKSADREILSLDEISEIFDLSDINKAGAKFSWEKLNWINSQYIKNMESIKLTEIIKKYWDDNGWLPPSQDWAYKLAILLRDSMTLLKDAIDQSKPFFLIPPIQKEGQDFLKNNDSKQSLKLILNYLIEQNTIKLDKDKAKEIINEISKIHNVKKGILMKSLRVAFFGSLCGPDLIQSWELFSENKTDISRIERCLKST; this is translated from the coding sequence TTGGAAAAACGTTTAAGACTAGCCCCCAGTCCAACGGGTTTATTTCATATTGGGACAGCGCGAACAGCTTTATTTAACTGGTTGTATGCTCAAAAAATAGGCGGAAAATTTCTTATCAGAATAGAAGATACAGATTTTCTTCGATCTAAATCTAAATATACAAAAAATATATTAGAGGGCTTAAAATGGCTTGGACTTAAATGGGATGAAGAACCTATAAAGCAAAGTGAACGAATTTCGATTCACAAAAGTTTCATTAAAAAGCTATTAGATTCTGGAGCTGCATATAGGTGCTTTACAACGGAAGATGAAATTTCTAAATTAAGAGAAGAACAAAAAAAGAAAGGTTTACCTCCAAGGCACGATAATAGACACAGAAGTCTTTCAAAAGAAGAAATAGAAACATTAATATCCCAAGGGAGGACTTCAGTAATAAGGTTTAAGATTGATGAAAAAATAGAAATTAAATGGGCAGATCAAATAAGAGGCGAAATCAAATGGCAAGGTAAAGACTTGGGTGGTGATTTGGTTTTATCAAGAAGGGCAAAGGGATATGAGATTGGAGATCCTTTATATAATCTTGCAGTTGTAGTTGATGATAATTTCATGAATATTACTCATGTTGTAAGGGGTGAAGACCATATCTCGAACACTGCAAAACAAATATTGATTTATAAAGCATTGAATTTTAATTTGCCAACTTTTTCACATACACCCCTAATCCTAAATAGTGCAGGAAAAAAATTATCTAAGAGAGATTGCGTTACTTCAATCGATGAATTTAGAGATATGGGATATTTACCAGAGGCCTTATCGAACTATATGGCCTTTTTAGGTTGGTCTCCAAAATCTGCTGACAGAGAAATACTTTCACTTGATGAGATATCTGAAATTTTTGACTTATCAGACATAAATAAAGCTGGAGCTAAATTCAGTTGGGAAAAACTTAATTGGATTAATTCTCAATATATAAAAAATATGGAATCAATAAAATTAACTGAGATCATTAAAAAATACTGGGATGATAATGGTTGGTTGCCGCCGTCTCAAGATTGGGCTTATAAATTAGCAATTTTGCTTAGAGACTCTATGACTCTTTTAAAAGATGCCATTGATCAATCAAAACCATTTTTCTTAATACCTCCAATTCAAAAAGAAGGTCAAGATTTTCTGAAAAATAATGATAGCAAACAATCTCTAAAATTAATCTTAAATTATTTAATTGAGCAAAATACTATAAAACTAGATAAAGATAAAGCAAAAGAAATAATAAATGAAATCTCAAAAATCCATAATGTTAAAAAAGGTATATTAATGAAATCATTAAGAGTAGCCTTTTTTGGATCTCTATGTGGGCCGGATTTAATTCAAAGCTGGGAGCTTTTCTCAGAGAATAAAACTGATATATCTAGAATTGAAAGATGTCTTAAATCAACCTAA
- a CDS encoding phosphotransacetylase family protein, translating to MSDILLIGSCEPFSGKSAMVLGIAKKLLQKKKKVRIGKPLATCIELTNLPSMSYEGLIDDDVKFIGSTLNIEEENLISSVGLLDNISAEKRIFNKDLLPGKGFDQIEELVNDDFEGLNILEAAGSLHEGMIYGLSLQQLAKDLDAKVLIVNLWEDCKSVDALLDAKKQLGEKLAGVVLNGVLPQEVEKVKNEIVPSLKDLDIEVFGVMPKSPLLRSVTVGELVRRLDAQVICCPEKDQLLVETLSIGAMGVNSAMEFFRRRRNMAVVTGADRTDIQLAALEASTQCLILTGLGDPLSQLIHRAEELEVPILKVELDTLSTVEIIEQAFGHVRIHESIKASYAIQLVQEHVNLKRILEKIDFPCNFSDKC from the coding sequence ATGAGCGATATATTATTAATTGGTTCATGTGAGCCATTTAGTGGTAAGTCTGCAATGGTTCTTGGGATAGCAAAAAAACTTTTACAGAAGAAAAAAAAAGTACGTATAGGAAAACCGCTAGCAACATGTATTGAACTTACTAATCTTCCTTCAATGTCTTATGAAGGATTAATAGATGATGATGTCAAGTTTATTGGATCAACTTTAAATATCGAAGAGGAGAATTTAATTTCTTCAGTAGGATTATTGGATAATATTTCAGCTGAAAAAAGAATCTTCAATAAAGACTTACTCCCAGGAAAAGGTTTTGATCAGATTGAAGAATTGGTTAATGATGATTTTGAAGGCCTGAATATTTTAGAGGCAGCTGGAAGTCTTCATGAAGGTATGATTTATGGCTTAAGTCTGCAACAACTAGCAAAGGATTTAGATGCGAAAGTTTTAATTGTGAATTTATGGGAAGATTGTAAAAGTGTGGATGCATTACTTGATGCGAAAAAACAATTGGGTGAGAAATTGGCTGGAGTTGTATTGAACGGAGTTTTGCCGCAAGAAGTCGAAAAAGTTAAAAATGAAATAGTCCCTTCTCTTAAAGATCTTGATATTGAAGTTTTTGGGGTGATGCCTAAATCACCACTTCTAAGAAGTGTCACCGTCGGTGAGCTTGTAAGAAGACTAGATGCCCAAGTGATTTGTTGTCCTGAAAAAGATCAATTACTTGTTGAGACATTAAGTATTGGTGCAATGGGGGTGAATTCTGCAATGGAATTTTTTAGGAGAAGACGAAATATGGCTGTAGTTACTGGAGCTGATAGAACTGATATCCAACTCGCTGCTTTGGAGGCTTCGACTCAATGCCTGATCCTAACTGGCTTAGGAGACCCTTTGTCACAATTAATTCATAGAGCGGAGGAATTGGAGGTCCCAATTTTAAAGGTGGAATTAGATACTCTTTCCACAGTAGAAATTATTGAACAAGCTTTTGGTCATGTCAGGATTCATGAATCAATTAAAGCGTCTTATGCTATTCAATTAGTTCAAGAGCATGTAAATCTAAAAAGAATTCTCGAAAAGATAGATTTTCCCTGCAATTTTTCAGATAAATGCTAA
- a CDS encoding DNA recombination-mediator protein A codes for MSRSLDLPATEGVDALAQELAKLQDNGKRRIAFLGTRHVPVVDIHLIELIARSLAEEGHNILTSGSQGVNAAVIRAVLDINPSLLTVLLPQSLDRQIPEIKEQLERVMHLVEKSENDELPLPLASSLCNQEIITRCDQLICFAFHDSETLLNSCRCAEEMGKVVSLLFFD; via the coding sequence TTGAGTCGCTCTCTAGATCTACCAGCAACTGAAGGTGTTGATGCCTTAGCTCAAGAACTTGCAAAACTCCAAGATAATGGGAAAAGGAGAATTGCTTTTTTAGGTACTAGACATGTACCGGTTGTTGATATCCACTTAATTGAGCTGATAGCAAGGTCTTTAGCAGAGGAAGGACATAATATCCTTACTTCTGGATCTCAAGGTGTCAATGCAGCGGTTATTCGAGCTGTCTTAGATATTAATCCATCATTATTAACTGTCTTATTGCCACAAAGTCTTGATAGACAAATACCGGAAATAAAGGAACAACTTGAGAGGGTTATGCATTTGGTTGAAAAAAGTGAAAATGATGAATTACCTTTGCCACTTGCAAGCAGTCTTTGCAATCAGGAAATAATTACTAGGTGCGATCAATTAATATGCTTTGCCTTTCACGATAGTGAAACTTTGCTAAATAGTTGTAGATGCGCGGAAGAAATGGGGAAAGTGGTTAGTTTGTTATTTTTTGATTAA
- the map gene encoding type I methionyl aminopeptidase — MRHFADLLLNKNNSKGNDQVPFIQRRRGIEIKSSREINLMKKSSRIVATVLREINDLIKPGMSTKDLDDFAEKRIRSFGAVPSFKGYHGFPSSICSSINNEVVHGIPNKNKIIKNGDLVKIDTGAYLDGFHGDSCISICVGEVSPKAQNLSDVAYKALYAGLSKIRAGNTLLDVAGEIEDIVLKNGFSVVEDYTGHGVGRNLHEEPSVFNFRTKELPNVVLREGMTLAVEPIVNEGTKFCKTLNDKWTVITKDGKLSAQWEHTIVVLKDGIEILTDRDF, encoded by the coding sequence ATGAGACATTTTGCAGATCTTTTGTTAAATAAAAATAATTCCAAGGGTAATGATCAAGTTCCTTTTATTCAGAGAAGAAGAGGAATTGAAATAAAGTCTTCACGTGAAATAAATTTGATGAAAAAATCTAGCAGGATTGTAGCAACTGTTTTGAGGGAAATTAATGACTTAATTAAACCTGGAATGAGTACTAAAGATTTAGATGATTTTGCAGAAAAGAGGATAAGAAGTTTTGGAGCTGTGCCAAGTTTTAAGGGCTACCATGGTTTCCCTTCAAGTATTTGTTCAAGTATCAATAATGAGGTAGTTCATGGAATACCAAATAAAAATAAAATAATTAAAAATGGTGACTTAGTTAAAATTGATACAGGAGCATATTTAGATGGCTTCCATGGAGATAGTTGTATATCAATTTGTGTGGGAGAAGTTAGTCCAAAGGCTCAAAATCTTAGTGATGTAGCCTATAAAGCATTGTATGCAGGGCTTTCGAAAATCAGAGCAGGGAATACACTTTTAGATGTAGCTGGGGAAATCGAAGATATTGTTTTAAAAAATGGTTTTAGTGTTGTGGAAGACTATACAGGTCATGGAGTAGGAAGAAATCTTCATGAAGAACCATCTGTATTTAATTTTCGGACCAAAGAATTGCCCAACGTCGTCCTTCGTGAAGGAATGACATTAGCTGTGGAACCTATTGTTAATGAAGGGACTAAATTTTGCAAAACATTAAATGATAAATGGACCGTAATAACAAAAGATGGAAAATTATCGGCTCAATGGGAGCATACAATAGTTGTTTTAAAAGATGGTATTGAAATATTGACAGATAGAGATTTCTAG
- a CDS encoding SDR family oxidoreductase, whose amino-acid sequence MINSPNNEKTIGITGASGALGKELTKLFRQKGYKVIGFTHSKTNYEINLESPNEWIKWECGKEALLKKQLEKIDILILNHGIYDLSRANSNYENSIEINALSKFKFLNLFEDIALTNDSLIKKEIWINTSEAEIFPALNPSYEISKSLIGQLVSFKKNLLDQNTKNKLIIKKIILGPFKSELNPIGIMSPKFVSKKIYNLANSKKYLIIVSPNPLTYIVFPLKEFFNFLYCQIIYKYKS is encoded by the coding sequence ATGATAAATTCACCCAACAACGAAAAAACTATAGGAATTACTGGAGCCTCAGGTGCGCTAGGGAAAGAATTAACAAAGTTGTTTCGTCAAAAAGGATATAAAGTGATTGGATTTACTCATAGTAAAACTAATTATGAAATAAATCTTGAATCTCCAAACGAATGGATTAAATGGGAATGTGGGAAAGAGGCTTTATTAAAAAAACAATTAGAAAAGATAGACATTTTAATTTTGAACCATGGTATCTATGATTTGAGTAGAGCAAATTCCAATTATGAAAACTCAATAGAGATAAATGCATTAAGCAAATTCAAATTTTTAAATTTATTTGAAGATATTGCTCTAACCAATGATTCATTAATAAAAAAAGAGATTTGGATAAACACATCTGAAGCAGAAATATTCCCAGCCCTAAATCCTTCATATGAGATTAGTAAATCCCTTATTGGTCAATTAGTTTCTTTCAAAAAAAATCTTCTGGATCAAAATACAAAGAACAAATTAATAATAAAAAAAATCATCTTAGGGCCTTTTAAATCAGAACTAAATCCCATCGGAATAATGAGTCCCAAATTTGTTTCTAAAAAAATTTATAATTTAGCCAATTCAAAAAAATATTTAATAATAGTTAGTCCTAACCCTCTTACCTACATAGTTTTTCCATTGAAAGAGTTTTTTAATTTTTTGTATTGTCAAATTATCTACAAGTACAAATCATAG
- a CDS encoding prohibitin family protein yields MSTSFKNVTPTGPGGTATLLIVLSFTGFLLLTQSLFVVPSGQVAVITTLGKVSGPSRRAGLNFKIPFVQSVYPFDIKTQVQPEKFETLTKDLQVIRATATVKYSVKPNEAGRIFATIASRNSDVYQKIVQPSLLKALKSVFSQYELETIATEFAVISEKVGDTVAQELNSFDYVDVKSLDLTGLEIAEEYRAAIEQKQIAGQQLLRAKTEVEIAEQEALRYETLNRSLDDQVLFKLFLDKWDGSTQVVPGLPGSEGSGPPVIVGGRR; encoded by the coding sequence ATGTCTACATCCTTTAAAAATGTCACGCCAACAGGTCCTGGTGGAACAGCAACATTATTGATTGTTTTGTCTTTTACTGGTTTTCTTTTGCTCACCCAATCTCTCTTTGTTGTTCCTTCTGGACAAGTTGCAGTTATTACAACACTAGGGAAAGTCAGTGGCCCCTCTAGGAGAGCTGGTTTAAACTTTAAAATTCCATTTGTTCAGTCTGTATATCCATTCGATATAAAAACCCAAGTTCAACCCGAAAAATTTGAAACTTTAACTAAAGATCTGCAAGTGATTAGGGCTACAGCTACTGTTAAGTATTCAGTAAAACCTAACGAAGCAGGAAGGATCTTCGCAACGATTGCAAGTAGAAATAGTGATGTTTATCAAAAAATTGTTCAGCCATCTTTGCTAAAAGCTTTAAAATCAGTCTTTTCTCAATATGAGCTAGAAACAATTGCTACTGAATTCGCAGTAATTTCTGAAAAAGTAGGTGACACTGTTGCACAAGAACTTAACTCATTTGATTATGTAGATGTTAAAAGTTTAGATCTTACTGGATTAGAGATTGCTGAAGAATATAGAGCTGCGATCGAACAAAAGCAAATAGCCGGTCAGCAATTACTAAGAGCAAAAACAGAAGTTGAAATTGCTGAACAAGAAGCACTTAGATATGAGACATTAAATAGAAGTCTCGACGATCAGGTCCTTTTCAAATTATTTCTCGACAAATGGGATGGTAGTACACAAGTTGTACCTGGCCTGCCGGGCTCTGAAGGAAGTGGCCCCCCAGTAATAGTTGGCGGTAGAAGATAA
- the hemL gene encoding glutamate-1-semialdehyde 2,1-aminomutase → MTDILKYTKSEEIFSAAQQLMPGGVSSPVRAFKSVGGQPIVFDRVKGPFAWDIDGNRYIDYIGSWGPAICGHAHPEVTTALQEAIEKGTSFGAPCVLENKLAEMVIDAVPSVEMVRFVNSGTEACMAVLRLMRAFTGRDKVIKFDGCYHGHADMFLVKAGSGVATLGLPDSPGVPRTTTANTLTAPYNDLEAVKKLFSENPDAISGVILEPIVGNAGFITPEPGFLEGLRELTTENGSLLVFDEVMTGFRISYGGAQEKFGVTPDLTTLGKVIGGGLPVGAYGGKKEIMSMVAPSGPVYQAGTLSGNPLAMTAGIKTLELLKQDGTYDKLDATTSRLIEGIIQSAENNGIAINGGSVSAMFGFFLCDGPVRNFDEAKTNDAELFGKLHREMLRRGIYLAPSPFEAGFTSLAHNEEEIDKTIEAFDESFNAIKK, encoded by the coding sequence GTGACTGACATATTAAAATACACCAAATCAGAAGAGATTTTCTCCGCCGCCCAACAACTAATGCCAGGAGGAGTAAGCTCTCCAGTAAGAGCTTTTAAGTCAGTAGGAGGCCAGCCAATAGTTTTTGATAGAGTCAAAGGTCCTTTTGCTTGGGATATTGATGGAAATAGATATATTGACTATATAGGAAGTTGGGGGCCAGCTATATGTGGACATGCCCACCCTGAAGTTACAACAGCATTACAGGAAGCAATTGAGAAAGGCACGAGCTTTGGTGCTCCATGCGTTCTAGAGAATAAACTTGCTGAAATGGTAATTGATGCAGTCCCATCTGTAGAAATGGTTAGATTCGTTAATAGTGGAACTGAAGCATGCATGGCTGTTTTGAGACTTATGCGAGCATTTACTGGAAGAGATAAAGTTATTAAATTTGACGGTTGCTATCACGGTCATGCAGATATGTTTTTAGTGAAAGCAGGATCAGGTGTGGCTACTCTAGGTTTGCCAGATTCTCCAGGTGTTCCACGGACGACAACTGCCAACACACTTACTGCTCCCTACAATGACCTTGAAGCAGTAAAAAAATTATTTTCTGAAAACCCTGATGCCATTTCGGGAGTTATTCTTGAGCCTATCGTTGGCAATGCTGGATTTATTACTCCAGAACCTGGTTTCTTGGAAGGATTAAGAGAATTAACAACTGAGAATGGATCCCTATTAGTTTTTGACGAAGTAATGACTGGATTCAGAATAAGTTATGGAGGCGCACAAGAAAAGTTTGGAGTAACTCCTGATTTAACCACCCTTGGGAAAGTAATTGGTGGAGGCCTACCTGTTGGAGCCTATGGAGGCAAGAAAGAAATAATGTCCATGGTAGCTCCTTCAGGACCTGTTTACCAAGCGGGCACTTTGAGCGGTAATCCACTCGCAATGACTGCTGGAATAAAAACTCTTGAACTGCTCAAACAAGATGGTACATACGATAAACTTGATGCAACAACTTCTAGATTAATTGAAGGGATAATTCAGTCTGCAGAAAATAACGGTATAGCTATTAATGGTGGAAGTGTAAGCGCTATGTTTGGATTTTTCTTATGTGATGGGCCAGTAAGGAACTTTGATGAAGCCAAAACAAATGATGCCGAACTTTTTGGTAAGTTGCATAGAGAAATGCTTCGACGAGGAATTTATTTAGCCCCAAGTCCTTTTGAAGCCGGTTTCACATCGCTAGCTCACAACGAAGAAGAAATTGATAAAACTATCGAGGCTTTTGACGAATCTTTTAATGCAATAAAGAAATAA
- the rplS gene encoding 50S ribosomal protein L19, which produces MAKEKQEKELETGIEADASVDVAVEQEGGEMVSETTLTLSPSNLIKEFENEQLKKELPEIYVGDTVKVGVKITEGNKERVQPYEGVVIAKRHGGINQTITVRRIFQGIGVERVFMLHSPQVASLKVERRGKVRRAKLFYLRDRVGKATRVKQRFDR; this is translated from the coding sequence ATGGCCAAAGAGAAACAAGAGAAGGAATTAGAAACCGGTATTGAGGCTGACGCATCGGTTGATGTAGCAGTTGAACAAGAAGGGGGGGAAATGGTTTCTGAAACTACCCTAACCTTAAGCCCGTCCAATCTAATTAAGGAATTTGAGAACGAACAATTAAAAAAAGAATTACCTGAAATTTATGTTGGGGATACTGTTAAAGTTGGAGTAAAAATTACAGAAGGTAATAAAGAAAGAGTTCAACCTTATGAAGGTGTTGTCATAGCAAAAAGGCATGGAGGTATTAACCAGACTATTACAGTTAGAAGAATTTTTCAGGGTATAGGTGTTGAAAGAGTATTTATGCTACATAGTCCACAGGTTGCCTCTCTAAAAGTTGAACGTAGAGGTAAAGTAAGAAGAGCTAAGTTATTCTATCTGAGAGATAGAGTAGGAAAAGCTACTCGCGTAAAACAACGCTTTGATCGATAA
- a CDS encoding YajQ family cyclic di-GMP-binding protein, translated as MAESFSFDVVSDFDRQELVNTLDQVKREISQRYDLKGTDTSVDLDKENIIIITNSELTLNAVNDIIRQKAIKRNLSLKIFDYGEIEIVSGNRIKQTILLKQGIKQEIAKKISKNIRDQIKKINVSINGETLRVASKSKNDLQLAIKLVCELEESFNIPLKANNFR; from the coding sequence ATGGCAGAAAGTTTTTCATTTGATGTAGTTTCTGATTTTGATAGACAGGAATTAGTCAACACTTTGGATCAAGTAAAAAGAGAAATTTCACAACGTTATGATCTGAAGGGTACAGACACTTCAGTTGATTTAGATAAAGAAAATATTATAATAATCACTAACAGCGAGTTAACCTTAAATGCTGTTAATGACATAATTAGACAAAAGGCAATAAAAAGAAACTTATCTTTAAAAATATTTGACTACGGTGAAATTGAAATTGTTAGTGGTAATAGAATAAAACAGACAATTTTATTAAAGCAAGGAATTAAGCAAGAAATTGCAAAAAAAATCAGTAAAAACATTAGAGATCAAATAAAAAAAATTAATGTCAGCATCAATGGAGAAACACTCAGAGTTGCTAGTAAGAGCAAAAATGATCTTCAATTAGCAATTAAGCTTGTTTGTGAGTTGGAAGAGTCTTTTAATATTCCTCTAAAAGCAAATAACTTTAGATAA